Sequence from the Dehalococcoidia bacterium genome:
GAATGCTCCAGCAAGGCTCTGGCCATATCGTAATACTTTCTTCTATTGCCGCTCACAGGGGTTATGCAAATATGACTGGTTACGGAGCCACTAAGCATGCTGTTACAGGTTTTGCTCGTGCTCTTACGACTGAGGTCAGGCGTCAGGGAGTAAAGGTTATTAATGTCTACTGTGGACCAGTTGATACGCCCATTTGGGAAGGCTTATCGACTCCGTTAC
This genomic interval carries:
- a CDS encoding SDR family oxidoreductase, producing MLQQGSGHIVILSSIAAHRGYANMTGYGATKHAVTGFARALTTEVRRQGVKVINVYCGPVDTPIWEGLSTPLPPEEMLTSEEVATSIFNAMTISGKQVLEDILLLPQAGLYF